TATTTCTCGGGGACTACCTGCAATATAACCTCTAAAAGTTTGTTTTTCCCCAACTTTTAGGTCCTCAATCTTTAAAATATCGCTTCTATTCTCATAATCTTTGGGAAAATAGAATAATAAGTCCTCTACTGTGTTTATTCCCAATTTTTTAAGAAGTTTTGCCCTTTTAGGTCCAACTCCTTTTACGTACTGAATATCCAGATTTAAAGGCATTTCATTTCACCTTTACTCTATTGATATAACATAATAGTAAAGCGGCTGACCTCCAAAATAAATTTCCACATCTGCCTCTACGGAAAGAGAATTTTTCAATTCCTCCGCTTTTTCTTTTGTAACTTCTTCCCCATAATATATGCTAACTAATGAAGAATCCTCATCTAAAGCTTTATAAATCAATTCTTGTGCTACTTTATTATAATCTTTTCCTACTGATTCCAGACTGTCATTTATAAAACCTAACACATCTCCTTTTTTGATTTCAAAACCGTTTATTTGCGTGTCTCTTATTGAATAAGTCACTTCAATTGTCTTTATATTACTTAATATTTCTTTTATTCTAGTTACATTTTCCTCTAAACTTTTTTCAGTATCAATATTTACAATGGCAGTTATAGCTTCATTAAAATTATTTGTTGGGATTATTTCTACTTTCTTATTTGATAAGGCTTTTGCTTGTTCGCAAGCCATTATTATATTTTTATTATTAGGAAAAACTAAAATATTTTCCGCATTTATCTTTTTTATACCCTCTAAAATGTCATTTGTACTGGGATTCATCGTTTGTCCACCATTTATAATAACATCACAACCCAGTTCTGAAAAAAGATTTTTAATTCCTTCTCCGTTAACTACAACCAAAACCCCATATTTTTTTTCAGGCTTTCGCTCTTCACTTACCAAACTTTCATGTTGTATTTTCATATTGTCAATTTTTACTTTTATAAGTTCACCTATTTTAAGTCCTTCTTCTAATACTAATCCAGGATTGTTGGTATGCACATGGACTTTTAAAATGTCATCATCTGAAACTAACACCAAACTATCTCCAAATTTGCCAAATTTCTCTTTTAAAATAGCTTCTGCATAAGTCTTTTTTGTTTTGACTAATATTTCTGTACAATATAAAAATCTTAAATCCTCCACAACTTGCTTATTTGTTACTATCCCTTCTAAAACTTCTATCGGCTCAATTTTGTTTCCTTTAAACCCTTCAAACATCCCTTTTAATACATACACAAATCCCATTCCACCAGAATCAACTACTCCAGCCTCTTTTAAAACTGGTAAGAGATTGGGGGTGTTTTCTAAGGACTTTTCTGCAGCTTCAATAATCTTCGGGAAGAATTCTTCAAAATTTTCAACTTGTTTACATATTTTTTCAGCCTCTTCTGCAGTTTCCCTACATACTGTGAGAATAGTACCTTCTACAGGTCTCATAACTGCTTTATAAGCTACCTCTACACCAGCTTTCAAGCCTTCTGCAAAATCGCAAGGAGTTATCTTTTTTGTATCTCTAAGTCGTTTAGAAAAGCCTCTAAAAATCTGGGACAAAATAACTCCAGAATTACCTTTTGCCCCCATCAAGGTGCCTTTAGAAATAGCATCTAAAACGTCTTTTATCGTATCTTGTGATTTTTCTAACTCTTTGGCAGCGTATTGCATTGTATACGCCATATTAGAGCCAGTATCACCATCTGGAACAGGAAAAACATTAAGTTTATCAACTTCTACTTTATTGTTAAAAAGATAATTAGAGCTTGCAGTCATCATGTTCTTTAAAGTTTTTCCATCTAAGTACTTCAACATAACTTCCTCCTCAATTATCAACTTTAATTCCCTGAACATTTATTATTACATTTTCCACTTTTACTCCTACAAATTTCTCGACAGCATATTTCACTTTTTCAATAGCATTCGCTGAAACAGTTTTTATATTTACACCGTATAGGACAACTATATAAACTTCCAGTGTTACACCATCTTCTGTAGCTAAAACTTTGACTCCTCTCCCTGAATTTTCTGTTTTAAATATTTCTATTAATCCATTTGCTCCTCTCCTCCCCAAGCCTACTATCCCATAACACTCCGCTACTGCTCTACTGGTTATAGCAGCAATTGCATCATTTGAGATATTTATTACTCCATATTTGTTTTTTATTTGAATCATTAATATCCCTCCAAATCAATCTTAATTTATATTTTACCTGAATATTTCAATAACATCAACTAGCCTGCGATGTCACCGGAGAAGCTTAAGCAAAATGTCTGCTATATTACTCACCTATTAAAATTTTACACCTGCTTTATTGTAAAGGTATTTACATTTACAAAAGATGATGATAAAATAATATCGTTGTGTTAATTTCTCTATTGTGTAGGTAATTATTTTTTGATAAAATATTATTGTCTTTCAAAGGAGGTGCAACTATGCTTAAGTGCGATATTTGTGGAAAAGGGCCTTTAGCAGGCTATCAATATAGCCACTCCCACAGAAAATCTATAAGAAAGTGGAAACCTAACATAAAAAAAGTAAGAGCTATAGTAGATGGTACTCCTGTTAGACTCCATGTATGTACAAAATGCTTAAAAGCAGGAAAAGTACAAAGAGCATTATAAAGAAAGACGTGCATTTTTGCACGCTTTTTTATTTTATTTTTTCACTTAAAATATATGTTTACATAATAACCGGCTATTACAAGAAAAATTCCTAGAAAAATCATCCACAACCAGGCAGGAATATACATAACAAATATCAATACACCCAAAGCCATCAATATATATCCCAGCGAATAATTCAATTGCCTATTTAATCGCTTCAGCTTATAAAAAAATTTATCCATAAAAACACCCCTTCCCTCTTTAGTTACTATATACTATTCATTGGAAGGGGATTTTGAAACTATTCTCTTGGCTTTATCACTAATAAAAGTCCTTCTTCTATTTCTATAGTGGCTTTATCCTCTGTAAAAACATTGCTTATACCGTAAGGCATCTCTAAATCCATACTTTGACCTGAAAGACCATAAAACAAGCCTTTAGTGTATATTCCCTTTACTTCCTTTGAATAAGGCAGTAAAGATAAAAGTTCTCCTTTTTTACCTTCAACCTCTATAAATTTATTTATCAAATATATTTCATTCTTTTCATTTACAATTTTACCCTTAATATTGCGATTTAGTAGATAGAGTAAAAGTGAAAGACTTGCATAAGAATGGTCAAATCTTTCTCCAATCACCCCTATAAAAGTAACGTCTGTTGCCCCCAATTCTATAGCTTTTAACATTGCCAGTTGCGTATCTGTCTCATCCTTCATAGGAGGAAACTTTTCTATTCTTACCCCTTCATTCTCATAAAACTCTAAAATTTCTTCTTTTATTGAATCAAAATCTCCTA
The sequence above is a segment of the Thermoanaerobacter ethanolicus JW 200 genome. Coding sequences within it:
- a CDS encoding Asp23/Gls24 family envelope stress response protein, with the protein product MIQIKNKYGVINISNDAIAAITSRAVAECYGIVGLGRRGANGLIEIFKTENSGRGVKVLATEDGVTLEVYIVVLYGVNIKTVSANAIEKVKYAVEKFVGVKVENVIINVQGIKVDN
- a CDS encoding thiamine diphosphokinase → MKVLIISNGDIKDYNFYEKLLKDVDMVICADGGANHAYQMKIKPDLIIGDFDSIKEEILEFYENEGVRIEKFPPMKDETDTQLAMLKAIELGATDVTFIGVIGERFDHSYASLSLLLYLLNRNIKGKIVNEKNEIYLINKFIEVEGKKGELLSLLPYSKEVKGIYTKGLFYGLSGQSMDLEMPYGISNVFTEDKATIEIEEGLLLVIKPRE
- a CDS encoding DAK2 domain-containing protein gives rise to the protein MLKYLDGKTLKNMMTASSNYLFNNKVEVDKLNVFPVPDGDTGSNMAYTMQYAAKELEKSQDTIKDVLDAISKGTLMGAKGNSGVILSQIFRGFSKRLRDTKKITPCDFAEGLKAGVEVAYKAVMRPVEGTILTVCRETAEEAEKICKQVENFEEFFPKIIEAAEKSLENTPNLLPVLKEAGVVDSGGMGFVYVLKGMFEGFKGNKIEPIEVLEGIVTNKQVVEDLRFLYCTEILVKTKKTYAEAILKEKFGKFGDSLVLVSDDDILKVHVHTNNPGLVLEEGLKIGELIKVKIDNMKIQHESLVSEERKPEKKYGVLVVVNGEGIKNLFSELGCDVIINGGQTMNPSTNDILEGIKKINAENILVFPNNKNIIMACEQAKALSNKKVEIIPTNNFNEAITAIVNIDTEKSLEENVTRIKEILSNIKTIEVTYSIRDTQINGFEIKKGDVLGFINDSLESVGKDYNKVAQELIYKALDEDSSLVSIYYGEEVTKEKAEELKNSLSVEADVEIYFGGQPLYYYVISIE
- the rpmB gene encoding 50S ribosomal protein L28 — its product is MLKCDICGKGPLAGYQYSHSHRKSIRKWKPNIKKVRAIVDGTPVRLHVCTKCLKAGKVQRAL